The nucleotide sequence TTATATTTGTAATTGCTTGATGAATATAGTGTACCCTGCGGTCTTGTTTTTCTGGTAAAGCGTTTAAAATGCTTGTATCAAAAATAAAAACAGGAAGCACAGGCAACTCACAACCCAATGCGGCAGATAAACCTGCATTGTCGTATAAACGTAAATCGCGACGAAACCAAAATATGTTTACTTTAGTTTTCATGAATTGGCTTTTTTTGGAATATCTTGAAAAAATAAAGTACCAATAAAAATTGTGCGTAACCATAAACTGCATCTTCCACAGGAATGGTAAGCATTCTGATACCTAGAAACTCATCGGGATTGTAATTTACGATGGGCGATGCTAATCCGGTTCCTGTGAGTATTCCGTTTACGCCAAAAAAACCAGGCATTAGTATTAAAAAGGTTAAACTGGCACGGCTGATCCATTCTTTTTTAGCGATAAAATGCAGGTAAACAAGCGTGAGAATTGTAGCGATTGCCGTAACCAAAGTGTACATCTTATCGGTATGCAACAGCCCCACCACCGCGCAAACAATGATGCTTACAAACACAATAACATTGTTGAAGGCACTTGCCCATGGCCAATCGAAAAATTTCTCTAAACAGAAATAGGTAAACACACACGAAAAGGGAATACAGAAAAAAAACAACCATTCTTCTATTGGTAAACCGGCAATTATTAAACCTGTGGTATAATCGGTATTAAACCACCACACGCCGTGAGCAGTGAACCATACATCCCATGCAATAAAAGGAATGGCAACTATGGTGGCTGCCAACAAGAACGGTCCGAACTGTTTATGAAACTGCAAGCGCTTATCAAATGATGCGATGAAGCAAATAAGTATCGTAAAAAAGTTTATCAGAAGATAGGTATAAGGTTGCAGCATCATTATTTATTGAAATACATTCTAAAATATTTTACAGGAACCCACAAAAAACCGAAACATTCACCGTGTTCTTTTCCCAAGTGTTTATGGTGTTGCTTATGCGCTCTGCGGATTGATAAAAGATATGGATTTTGGGTGTTTTTAAGCACTTTCAATCGTTGGTGAATAAAAATATCGTGTACAAAAAAATACGCCATACCGTATAATGTGATGCCAATTCCGATATAAAAAAGATAATTAAAAGCGGCTTGAGCTCCAAAATACATCAATGCAATGGCAGGTGTGGCAAAAATCACAAAAAACCAGTCGTTTCGTTCCAATTCACCTTCGTTGCTATGATCGTGATGATCGCGATGCAAAATCCACAAAAAACCGTGCATTACATATTTATGAATCACCCAAGTGGCGCCTTCCATCAGCAAAAATACAGCTATAACTATTAATACATTCATGGTTTGTTATTTGTTTGCAAAAAGTTTTTCCAACACTTTGTATCGGTAATTAAAAATATGTTCTAGTTTTTTTTGAACCATTAATTTATGTGCAATATTTCCTATTGGCCCAAGTGGTAGTTCGTAATCTACCGTATCATTCATCAACACACCTTCTTCATTTGGGATAAATTCATGGAAATGATTCCAATATTTATAAGGTCCTTTTTTCTGAAAATCGGTAAAGCTTTTTCCTTCATCCACTTGTGTGATGAGCGTGGTCCAGCGCATGGGAATGTTGAGCAATGGCGTTATTTTATACGCAATTTCTTGCCCAACATAAATCGATTCGCCATTTAAAGCAGTTAGTACATCAAAACCCATTTCTTTCGGCGTTATAACCGCCAAATTATGCGGTGATGAAAAAAACTGCCAAGCTGTTTCTATATCACAATAAAGCTGTTGTGTTCGTTTTAACTGATAGCGCATCTTTTTATTTTTTTTTAAACAACCTCATTGATCATTTTCAGTAAGGTTGATGACCGCACATTTCCTTTGTGCTTGATAATAAAATCTTTGTCTTCTTTTTTATTGTCGCGGTAATTGAGAAACCATGGGGCATTCTCTTGCACAGAAAATCGAAGAAATCGGATTTCTACGTTGTTAGAGTCTGCTTTAACTGCTTTCTCTAAATTTTTTTTTCCTTCATTAAAGGTTTTTAACTTTGCTGTGGGACCGCCCACATGTTTTGCCCAAATGGTTTGCAAAGCGCCTAAATAAGCCAAATGCACGTTGCTACCGGTTTCATTGGTAAGCTGGGTTATTAATGTTTGGCATATTTCTTTATTGTTTGCAGCTTGGGCATAGTTTTTTCGAACATATTCTAAATCTAAAACCACTGCACTTTTTGCAACAATAGGCAACATACATATCACAGCTATTAGCAAAGTTTTCATCATAAGGCAGTAATTTTATATTGCAGGTAACTG is from Paenimyroides aestuarii and encodes:
- a CDS encoding lycopene cyclase domain-containing protein, translated to MMLQPYTYLLINFFTILICFIASFDKRLQFHKQFGPFLLAATIVAIPFIAWDVWFTAHGVWWFNTDYTTGLIIAGLPIEEWLFFFCIPFSCVFTYFCLEKFFDWPWASAFNNVIVFVSIIVCAVVGLLHTDKMYTLVTAIATILTLVYLHFIAKKEWISRASLTFLILMPGFFGVNGILTGTGLASPIVNYNPDEFLGIRMLTIPVEDAVYGYAQFLLVLYFFKIFQKKPIHEN
- a CDS encoding SRPBCC family protein, which encodes MRYQLKRTQQLYCDIETAWQFFSSPHNLAVITPKEMGFDVLTALNGESIYVGQEIAYKITPLLNIPMRWTTLITQVDEGKSFTDFQKKGPYKYWNHFHEFIPNEEGVLMNDTVDYELPLGPIGNIAHKLMVQKKLEHIFNYRYKVLEKLFANK
- a CDS encoding sterol desaturase family protein, translated to MNVLIVIAVFLLMEGATWVIHKYVMHGFLWILHRDHHDHSNEGELERNDWFFVIFATPAIALMYFGAQAAFNYLFYIGIGITLYGMAYFFVHDIFIHQRLKVLKNTQNPYLLSIRRAHKQHHKHLGKEHGECFGFLWVPVKYFRMYFNK